A window of Verrucomicrobiia bacterium contains these coding sequences:
- the rsmA gene encoding 16S rRNA (adenine(1518)-N(6)/adenine(1519)-N(6))-dimethyltransferase RsmA translates to MPKKSLGQNFLINKTIQKKIVSFLGLSPPDLVLEIGAGRGALTVHLAESGAKLWAVEVDKKILPELTARLASFSNAKILPQAIQSVRLLDLEPAGKFKIVGNIPYHLTSPILDWLAVQKDRIERAVIMIQREVARRALAGPKTSEYSPLTFFVRFHFEVEKLLDVGPGNFYPKPKVNSTVVKLLPHSQPPWGVQDAEKFFEVVKKAFLHRRKTLLNSLVMGKIESPEILGTIFKEVRIPAKARPEDLGFLEFARLANRLLTSH, encoded by the coding sequence ATGCCCAAAAAATCGTTAGGGCAGAATTTTTTGATCAACAAAACCATCCAGAAAAAGATTGTATCCTTTCTGGGATTGTCGCCTCCCGATTTGGTGCTGGAAATCGGCGCGGGCCGCGGGGCACTAACTGTTCATCTGGCGGAAAGCGGCGCGAAACTTTGGGCGGTGGAGGTGGATAAGAAGATTCTGCCAGAGTTGACAGCCAGGCTGGCCTCCTTTTCCAATGCCAAAATTTTGCCGCAGGCAATACAAAGCGTACGGCTTTTGGATTTGGAGCCGGCGGGAAAATTCAAGATTGTGGGCAACATCCCCTACCATTTGACCAGCCCGATATTGGACTGGCTGGCGGTGCAGAAGGATAGAATCGAACGGGCCGTGATTATGATTCAGCGGGAGGTGGCTCGGCGGGCTTTGGCCGGGCCGAAGACGTCCGAATATTCGCCGCTTACCTTTTTTGTGCGTTTTCACTTTGAAGTGGAAAAGCTTTTGGACGTAGGGCCGGGGAATTTTTATCCCAAGCCGAAGGTGAACTCCACCGTCGTTAAGCTTCTCCCTCATTCGCAACCACCTTGGGGCGTGCAGGACGCCGAAAAATTTTTTGAAGTGGTCAAGAAAGCGTTTTTGCACCGGCGGAAGACGCTTTTGAATTCGCTGGTTATGGGAAAAATTGAATCGCCAGAAATATTGGGGACAATTTTTAAGGAAGTGCGGATTCCGGCTAAAGCCCGGCCGGAGGATTTGGGTTTTCTCGAGTTTGCCCGGCTGGCAAATCGGCTTTTGACCTCGCACTAA